The Thalassomonas actiniarum genome contains the following window.
CCACCATAGTTGCACTGCCGTTTGCGCTGGCCTTTGGGGTTACCTCAGGTGCCGGTGCCATTGCCGGTATCTATTGCGCCGTGTTAACCGGATTTTTTGCTTCGCTGTTCGGCGGCACCAATCCGCAGATCTCAGGACCCAATACCGGGCTAACCGTAGCGATGGCGGCGATATTGAGCAGTTTTATTGCCCAGGCCCCGGATCAGGGGATCGCGGCGGCCTTTACCGTTGTTACCCTGGCGGGCCTGTTCCAGATGTTATTCGGGGTATTGAAGCTGGGGAAATATTTTGTTCTGGTCTCTTATCCGGTGATTTCCGGTTTTACCTCCGGCATTGGTGTGTTGATTATCTTGTCCCAGATGGAGCCGTTATTTGGTGTCAGCGCACAGCAAATGCTGGCGCAATTTTCTTCTGGTGAGATGTCGGCGGAGCAGCTGCTAAATAGCAATGTTTTGCTCGGAGGCGGGTGTTTACTGCTATTGTTTTTCTGGCCGGAAAGGCTTAACCGGATAGTGCCTGCGAGCATTGTCGCCCTGATGATGGCCACCGCTTATTTTGTTTTCTCCGGGGCTTCGGTTCCCGTGGTAGGCGCGATTGCTTCTGAGTTACCTTCTTTTAACCTGCCGGTCTACAATGCTGAGCTTTTCAGTGAAATGATCAAGTCGGCGTTATTGATCGCCACCTTAAGCACGCTGGACTCGTTAATGACCTCCCTGACCGTAGACAGTATCAGTAACGACCTCCATGACTCGGATCAGGAGCTGATCGGCCAGGGGGTCGGCAACATGATCGCCGGTTTGTTCGGTGCTTTGCCTGGAGGTGGTGCCACTATGCGTACCGTGACCAACTTAAGGGCCGGGGGCACGACGCCGCTTTCGGGGATTTTGCACGCATTTTTTATCCTGGCGATAGTGTTATGGGCCGGTGAATATACCGCTTATATTCCGGTGGCGGTGCTATCGGCTATCCTGCTCAAGGTTGGCATAGGCATTATCGACTGGAATTTCCTTAAGCGTATTCATCAAATCCCGTTATTTAGCGTCGGTTTAATGCTCTCGACCTTAGTGATGTCGGTGGCGATAGACTTAGTAACCGCGGTGCTTATTGGCGTATTCCTGGCAAACCTGGTAACCATACGCCGTTTATCTGAAATTCAACTGGATAATTTAAAGCTTTGTAGCGGCCAGGAAGATGAGCAGCTTCCTCAAGATGAAAAACAGTTGTTGCAAGCCATGTCGTCCAGGGTGTTATTGCTGCATATTTCCGGTCCTATCAGTTTTGGTGTTGCCCGCAGCTTGAAGCAGAGTGTTGCCCAGGTCGATCAGGATAAAACCTTATTGATTGATTTAAGTGATGCCCGTTTTGTCGGGATCAGCAGTACTATCGCCATTGAAGAAATCATTGTCAGCCATCTGAATCAGGGGCGGGATGTGATTTTGGCCAGTGTATGCGAGCGGGTTCGCAAAGACTTTGATAAGTTGAAATTGCTGGAGAAAATACCAAAGCAGCATATCTTTAGCAGCCGTAAACAGGCATTGACTTATTTAAGCGAACAACAAGCATAAAGAAAATTTTTTCAGGCAATATAGTTTGCTTTTTCACTGTTAATATTTAAAAAGCCCCTGCTTATCCGTGATAAGCAGGGGCTTTTATGTACAGGATGTACGGTATGCCGCGGGCTCACGGAAGAGCATGAGCGGCGATTGTACAGGATGTACGGTATGCCGCGGGCTCACGGAAGAGCATGAGCGGCGATTGTACAGGATGTACGGTATGCCGAGAGCTCATGGAAGAGTAAGAGCGGCGATTGTACAGGATGTACGGTATGCCGTGAGCTCCTGGAAGTGAACAGGCGGCACAAGTCTAAGCGATTAACAGAGCATCGCTGCAGCCTACTTGGCGATAGAGATGGTTAAGTGATCAAACAGTTTGATTTGATCCAGCACCTGCACCACTTTATCGTAACTGGTATTAAAGTGGGGCAGCACGACGGCGCTGTTGGTTTCATGTTTGGCAAGGAAGTTTTCGATCCGCGCCGGGATACGTTCGATATCCACCAACTTATTGTTGAACCTGACATTGCCGGTTTCATCGATATTGATCATGATCACCGGACCATTGTTGCTGGTTGTTTTATTGGCATCTGGCCGGTTGACCAAGATGCCTTCTTCTTTGACAAAAGAGGTGGTGACGATAAAAAAGATCAACAAGATGAAAACAATATCTAACATCGGCGTCATATCGACATCACCTTGCTCATTTTCGTGTGTAACGCGTTTTCTGGCCATAATTGTGGTCCTTTTCTTATTATTGGTAAGACCACTATGTACGAAGGGTTACGTAATTTCAAGTGACTTGATGAAATAAATACGAAAGATGACGTAAGTTGATATGGTTTTAGCTTGAGGAGCGATATCAAAAGGTTGCCCGAAGCAGAGCTTTTTTTAGCGCTTCAGGGCAAGCTTTTCCTGCATGTAAGCCTTATAATAACTGAGTTTCCTGTTTTGGCTGATCAGGCTATCTCAACATTGCTTTCCGGCTTGAGTTTCTGCACAAACAAGGCGGTTTTACCATTGCCGGTTTTTTGGATCTGGCTGGTAAATTCGATATTGATATCCATGTTTTGGCCAAACTTTTCGCAGAGTTTGTCATTTATTTTCTTGATATCGCGATCATCAAAGTCATTTTTGCGGATGATATGCAGATCCAGCTCGCCTTTATTTTTTTGCACGAACTGGAATTGAATAACGTTGTCGGTGGCATTGGGAATATCGATATTGGCGATGGGAATATTGGCCCCGTCCTTACCCACGGCAAAATTCTTTCTTCTGCCGCCATGCAATTCAAATAAGGGAAAAGGGCGGTTGCAGCTACAAGCCTGGTTTTTAAGCACGCCAACATCACCGGTATCGTAACGGATAAAAGGCATAGCATAGTTGGTTAAACTGGTGGCAATGATTTTATCCCCTTTAGTTTCCTTGTGGGGGACAAACTCGGTAATGGCAAAATCTGAGCATAAATGCAAACCCTGGTGCTGTTCGCACTCTATACCTAAAATCGCCCTTTCTTCCATGCCGTACCAGTCATAACATTTACAGCCCCAGTATTCTTCTATGAGCTGCCGTTGCCAGTTATGCAGCATTTCGGAATGGGAAAACACGGCTTTAAACTGGCAGGGGGGAGCGAAATTTTTTGCTTTTAAAAACTTAGTCAGCAATACCAGGGCACTGGGGTAGGTGTCGATATACTCGACCTGGTATTGAGCCAATGCCAGGGCAT
Protein-coding sequences here:
- a CDS encoding ExbD/TolR family protein, translating into MARKRVTHENEQGDVDMTPMLDIVFILLIFFIVTTSFVKEEGILVNRPDANKTTSNNGPVIMINIDETGNVRFNNKLVDIERIPARIENFLAKHETNSAVVLPHFNTSYDKVVQVLDQIKLFDHLTISIAK
- a CDS encoding SulP family inorganic anion transporter — protein: MLRLSHFNRNTIKGDVFGALTSTIVALPFALAFGVTSGAGAIAGIYCAVLTGFFASLFGGTNPQISGPNTGLTVAMAAILSSFIAQAPDQGIAAAFTVVTLAGLFQMLFGVLKLGKYFVLVSYPVISGFTSGIGVLIILSQMEPLFGVSAQQMLAQFSSGEMSAEQLLNSNVLLGGGCLLLLFFWPERLNRIVPASIVALMMATAYFVFSGASVPVVGAIASELPSFNLPVYNAELFSEMIKSALLIATLSTLDSLMTSLTVDSISNDLHDSDQELIGQGVGNMIAGLFGALPGGGATMRTVTNLRAGGTTPLSGILHAFFILAIVLWAGEYTAYIPVAVLSAILLKVGIGIIDWNFLKRIHQIPLFSVGLMLSTLVMSVAIDLVTAVLIGVFLANLVTIRRLSEIQLDNLKLCSGQEDEQLPQDEKQLLQAMSSRVLLLHISGPISFGVARSLKQSVAQVDQDKTLLIDLSDARFVGISSTIAIEEIIVSHLNQGRDVILASVCERVRKDFDKLKLLEKIPKQHIFSSRKQALTYLSEQQA
- a CDS encoding phenylacetate--CoA ligase family protein; translation: MLNISNSYKKLPAPVKDILKYGYSRLPLRLRLGKKFYRELKFLQQSQWWSREEMQAYQNLELTKLITHAVKNVPYYRDLFRRLKLTPDDIQCVDDLQKLPILTKDIIRENVDRLRADGYTDDQVITCSTSGSTGKPLKFYYDKDKDYLNFDPYIWRFFNWGGHKIGKLGAKLADWTLPGEAVHAYNPVRDLLILSAYHLQEDKAEDYALALAQYQVEYIDTYPSALVLLTKFLKAKNFAPPCQFKAVFSHSEMLHNWQRQLIEEYWGCKCYDWYGMEERAILGIECEQHQGLHLCSDFAITEFVPHKETKGDKIIATSLTNYAMPFIRYDTGDVGVLKNQACSCNRPFPLFELHGGRRKNFAVGKDGANIPIANIDIPNATDNVIQFQFVQKNKGELDLHIIRKNDFDDRDIKKINDKLCEKFGQNMDINIEFTSQIQKTGNGKTALFVQKLKPESNVEIA